The following proteins come from a genomic window of Ictalurus furcatus strain D&B chromosome 14, Billie_1.0, whole genome shotgun sequence:
- the zgc:152774 gene encoding MORC family CW-type zinc finger protein 3 isoform X3, whose product MHITVCCVTRFSCSCFVCLQMSPSYLDSNSTSHTWPFSAVAELIDNASDPGVTAKQIWIDAVTVKEELCLSFIDNGSGMTPSKLHKMLSFGFTEKGSGKGSHQAIGIYGNGFKSGSMRLGRDALIFTKNGGCQSVGMLSQTFLHAIKAQAVIVPIAPFNQQTKSLVITEDSEASLRAILTHSLLKSESELQEQLDSIPGKKGTKILIWNIRRNKDGKPEFDFEVDEEDIRLPEIRSEEMEGKGKRRYFGPHRTDHIVPEMDYSLRAYLSILYLKPRIQIILRQKKVQTKLVAKSLSMIENDVYKPQFINERVKITFGFNHKNKDHYGIMMYHNNRLIKSYEKVGCQIKSSGLRSGVGVIGVIECNFLKPAHNKQDFEYTKEYRLTLAALGIKLNDYWREKKEKKAKERAFRALERKSIEGTTEENDESEEEEEEEEEEKEEEEIVDVSWIQCEDCMKWRGIPTHLFKNNIPEHFTCSQHPIGRLRDVWGKRRGKSVDSDKGPALPDCKEASEPTSKTTPDETVITIEAETESKADESTPSSHSHRNKRKATWTNNEIDSKSPKRTDSEKEISTTATESEEQVMEKTLEVLETNSNKDQTMSNAMEEGKSIAVSPDTESAANPSPSEQQVAQGPQTKDQPKLTISPPGWPHPIAPHPSMAWSHPLPPAQTVVVPPLSRTNRQSRPLLRLESPDRSVLTSRLDQLEREAKRLRRILGLREAVVQMNPLSDGEVSGSAGTAQDGSTDSGVETVATASLASKKSGSQPDQQTLLKRNVSPAGQQEAPVTPADDLHWSKTLAKLQSQNQALCTELSKVKKENDELQSKARQAERETRDRREQSTNTPSNIYDSIALDRLRSIRRNVVSLLSSILPNLDMQGISYDTGDVDSILQQIIQANNL is encoded by the exons ATGCATATTACAGTGTGCTGTGTTACACGTTTTTCTTGTTCGTGTTTTGTGTGCTTGCAGATGAGCCCATCGTACCTGGACAGCAACTCCACCAGTCACACGTGGCCGTTCAGTGCCGTCGCAGAGTTAATAG ATAACGCGTCTGATCCCGGGGTCACAGCCAAGCAGATCTGGATTGATGCGGTCACTGTAAAAGAGGAGTTGTGTCTTAGCTTTATCGATAATGGCAGTGGGATGACACCAAGTAAACTGCACAAGATGCTCAG TTTTGGTTTCACAGAGAAAGGATCTGGTAAAGGCAGTCACCAGGCCATAGGGATCTACGGTAACGGCTTCAAATCAGGATCAATGCGATTGGGGCGTGATGCTCTGATCTTCACTAAGAATGGAGGATGTCAAAGTGTTGGCATGCTCTCTCAGACCTTCCTGCATGCCATCAAAGCTCAAGCTGTCATTGTACCTATAGCACCATTCAACCAACAGACTA AGTCTTTGGTAATAACAGAGGATTCAGAGGCTAGTCTGAGAGCcatcctcacacactctctcttgaagtcaGAGTCTGAACTCCAGGAACAGCTCGACTCCATCCCAGGCAAGAAGGGCACCAAGATACTCATCTGGAACATACGCAG GAACAAAGATGGGAAGCCCGAATTTGACTTTGAAGTCGATGAGGAGGACATCCGCCTACCAGAGATCCGATCTGAGGAGATGGAGGGGAAAGGGAAGCGGCGTTACTTTGGACCTCACAGAACTGACCATATCGTCCCAGAGATGGATTACTCTCTCAGA GCATATCTCAGCATTCTGTATCTGAAACCCAGGATTCAGATCATCCTCAGACAGAAGAAAGTTCAGACCAAACTAGTGGCAAAGAGTCTGTCTATGATTGAAAATGACGTTTACAAACCACAATTCATC AATGAACGAGTGAAGATTACCTTTGGCTTTAACCATAAAAACAAAGATCATTACGGCATCATGATGTACCATAACAACAGGCTGATCAAGTCTTATGAGAAAGTTGGCTGCCAGATCAAG TCATCTGGTCTGAGGTCAGGAGTGGGTGTTATCGGAGTAATCGAGTGTAACTTTCTGAAACCAGCTCACAACAAGCAGGACTTTGAGTACACCAAAGAGtacag GCTCACTCTGGCCGCCCTCGGCATTAAGCTCAACGATTACTGGcgtgagaaaaaggaaaagaaagccAAAGAAAGAGCATTCCGTGCTCTGGAGAGAAAAAGCATTGAAGGGactactgaggaaaatgatgagagtgaggaggaggaggaggaagaggaagaggaaaaagaagaagaggaaataGT ggATGTGTCATGGATTCAGTGTGAGGACTGTATGAAGTGGAGGGGCATTCCCACTCACCTGTTCAAAAACAACATACCTGAGCACTTCACCTGCAGCCAGCACCCTATCGGCCGCCTGAG GGACGTTTGGGGCAAACGAAGAGGAAAATCTGTGGAT AGTGATAAAGGCCCAGCCCTTCCTGACTGCAAAGAGGCATCTGAGCCCACCTCAAAAACCACACCGGATGAAACTGTTATTACCATAGAGGCAGAGACTGAGAGCAAAGCCGACGAATCCACACCATCCTCACATTCCCATCG CAACAAAAGAAAAGCGACATGGACGAACAATGAAATCGACAGCAAATCACCAAAACGCACTGACTCTGAAAAAGAGATATCAACTACTGCAACAGAGTCAGAGGAACAGGTGATGGAAAAAACTCTGGAAGTGTTGGAGACAAACAGCAATAAGGACCAGACCATGAGCAATGCTATGGAAGAGGGTAAAAGTATTGCAGTGTCTCCTGACACAGAGAGCGCTGCTAACCCGAGTCCTTCAGAGCAGCAAGTGGCACAAGGCCCACAGACTAAAGACCAGCCAAAACTTACCATTAGCCCCCCAGGCTGGCCTCACCCCATCGCACCTCATCCCTCCATGGCGTGGTCTCACCCTCTGCCACCCGCTCAGACCGTGGTGGTTCCTCCTCTTAGCCGTACCAACAGGCAGTCCCGCCCTTTGCTCCGGCTGGAAAGTCCAGACAGGTCTGTGCTCACTAGCAGACTGGACCAACTGGAGCGGGAAGCCAAACGCCTCAGGAGGATACTCGGCCTACGAGAAGCGGTTGTTCAAATGAATCCATTATCAGACGGGGAGGTATCAGGGTCAGCAGGGACTGCACAGGATGGGAGCACAGACTCAGGTGTAGAAACTGTGGCAACAGCGTCTTTGGCATCCAAG AAATCAGGATCTCAGCCAGATCAGCAAACTCTTTTAAAGAGGAACGTCAGTCCTGCCGGACAGCAGGAAGCACCAGTAACCCCTGCAGACGACCTGCACTGGAGTAAGACATTGGCTAAATTGCAAAGTCAAAACCAAGCTCTATGTACAGAGCTGAGTAAAGTGAAGAAGGAAAATGATGAACTCCAGAGCAAAGCAAgacaagcagagagagagacacgggaCAGGAGAGAACAAAGCACCAATACACCCTCCAACATTTACgatag cATTGCACTGGATCGATTACGCTCTATCCGTAGGAACGTCgtgtctctcctctcttccatCCTGCCCAATTTGGATATGCAGGGAATCAGCTATGACACAGGAGACGTGGACAGCATTCTGCAGCAGATCATCCAGGCCAACAACCTCTGA
- the zgc:152774 gene encoding MORC family CW-type zinc finger protein 3 isoform X1 — MHITVCCVTRFSCSCFVCLQMSPSYLDSNSTSHTWPFSAVAELIDNASDPGVTAKQIWIDAVTVKEELCLSFIDNGSGMTPSKLHKMLSFGFTEKGSGKGSHQAIGIYGNGFKSGSMRLGRDALIFTKNGGCQSVGMLSQTFLHAIKAQAVIVPIAPFNQQTKSLVITEDSEASLRAILTHSLLKSESELQEQLDSIPGKKGTKILIWNIRRNKDGKPEFDFEVDEEDIRLPEIRSEEMEGKGKRRYFGPHRTDHIVPEMDYSLRAYLSILYLKPRIQIILRQKKVQTKLVAKSLSMIENDVYKPQFINERVKITFGFNHKNKDHYGIMMYHNNRLIKSYEKVGCQIKSSGLRSGVGVIGVIECNFLKPAHNKQDFEYTKEYRLTLAALGIKLNDYWREKKEKKAKERAFRALERKSIEGTTEENDESEEEEEEEEEEKEEEEIVDVSWIQCEDCMKWRGIPTHLFKNNIPEHFTCSQHPIGRLRSCLVPEEPEEPEDELTPSYEKTHKKQDVWGKRRGKSVDSDKGPALPDCKEASEPTSKTTPDETVITIEAETESKADESTPSSHSHRNKRKATWTNNEIDSKSPKRTDSEKEISTTATESEEQVMEKTLEVLETNSNKDQTMSNAMEEGKSIAVSPDTESAANPSPSEQQVAQGPQTKDQPKLTISPPGWPHPIAPHPSMAWSHPLPPAQTVVVPPLSRTNRQSRPLLRLESPDRSVLTSRLDQLEREAKRLRRILGLREAVVQMNPLSDGEVSGSAGTAQDGSTDSGVETVATASLASKKSGSQPDQQTLLKRNVSPAGQQEAPVTPADDLHWSKTLAKLQSQNQALCTELSKVKKENDELQSKARQAERETRDRREQSTNTPSNIYDSIALDRLRSIRRNVVSLLSSILPNLDMQGISYDTGDVDSILQQIIQANNL; from the exons ATGCATATTACAGTGTGCTGTGTTACACGTTTTTCTTGTTCGTGTTTTGTGTGCTTGCAGATGAGCCCATCGTACCTGGACAGCAACTCCACCAGTCACACGTGGCCGTTCAGTGCCGTCGCAGAGTTAATAG ATAACGCGTCTGATCCCGGGGTCACAGCCAAGCAGATCTGGATTGATGCGGTCACTGTAAAAGAGGAGTTGTGTCTTAGCTTTATCGATAATGGCAGTGGGATGACACCAAGTAAACTGCACAAGATGCTCAG TTTTGGTTTCACAGAGAAAGGATCTGGTAAAGGCAGTCACCAGGCCATAGGGATCTACGGTAACGGCTTCAAATCAGGATCAATGCGATTGGGGCGTGATGCTCTGATCTTCACTAAGAATGGAGGATGTCAAAGTGTTGGCATGCTCTCTCAGACCTTCCTGCATGCCATCAAAGCTCAAGCTGTCATTGTACCTATAGCACCATTCAACCAACAGACTA AGTCTTTGGTAATAACAGAGGATTCAGAGGCTAGTCTGAGAGCcatcctcacacactctctcttgaagtcaGAGTCTGAACTCCAGGAACAGCTCGACTCCATCCCAGGCAAGAAGGGCACCAAGATACTCATCTGGAACATACGCAG GAACAAAGATGGGAAGCCCGAATTTGACTTTGAAGTCGATGAGGAGGACATCCGCCTACCAGAGATCCGATCTGAGGAGATGGAGGGGAAAGGGAAGCGGCGTTACTTTGGACCTCACAGAACTGACCATATCGTCCCAGAGATGGATTACTCTCTCAGA GCATATCTCAGCATTCTGTATCTGAAACCCAGGATTCAGATCATCCTCAGACAGAAGAAAGTTCAGACCAAACTAGTGGCAAAGAGTCTGTCTATGATTGAAAATGACGTTTACAAACCACAATTCATC AATGAACGAGTGAAGATTACCTTTGGCTTTAACCATAAAAACAAAGATCATTACGGCATCATGATGTACCATAACAACAGGCTGATCAAGTCTTATGAGAAAGTTGGCTGCCAGATCAAG TCATCTGGTCTGAGGTCAGGAGTGGGTGTTATCGGAGTAATCGAGTGTAACTTTCTGAAACCAGCTCACAACAAGCAGGACTTTGAGTACACCAAAGAGtacag GCTCACTCTGGCCGCCCTCGGCATTAAGCTCAACGATTACTGGcgtgagaaaaaggaaaagaaagccAAAGAAAGAGCATTCCGTGCTCTGGAGAGAAAAAGCATTGAAGGGactactgaggaaaatgatgagagtgaggaggaggaggaggaagaggaagaggaaaaagaagaagaggaaataGT ggATGTGTCATGGATTCAGTGTGAGGACTGTATGAAGTGGAGGGGCATTCCCACTCACCTGTTCAAAAACAACATACCTGAGCACTTCACCTGCAGCCAGCACCCTATCGGCCGCCTGAG GAGCTGTTTAGTGCCTGAGGAACCCGAGGAGCCGGAGGACGAGCTGACACCTAGCtatgagaaaacacacaaaaaaca GGACGTTTGGGGCAAACGAAGAGGAAAATCTGTGGAT AGTGATAAAGGCCCAGCCCTTCCTGACTGCAAAGAGGCATCTGAGCCCACCTCAAAAACCACACCGGATGAAACTGTTATTACCATAGAGGCAGAGACTGAGAGCAAAGCCGACGAATCCACACCATCCTCACATTCCCATCG CAACAAAAGAAAAGCGACATGGACGAACAATGAAATCGACAGCAAATCACCAAAACGCACTGACTCTGAAAAAGAGATATCAACTACTGCAACAGAGTCAGAGGAACAGGTGATGGAAAAAACTCTGGAAGTGTTGGAGACAAACAGCAATAAGGACCAGACCATGAGCAATGCTATGGAAGAGGGTAAAAGTATTGCAGTGTCTCCTGACACAGAGAGCGCTGCTAACCCGAGTCCTTCAGAGCAGCAAGTGGCACAAGGCCCACAGACTAAAGACCAGCCAAAACTTACCATTAGCCCCCCAGGCTGGCCTCACCCCATCGCACCTCATCCCTCCATGGCGTGGTCTCACCCTCTGCCACCCGCTCAGACCGTGGTGGTTCCTCCTCTTAGCCGTACCAACAGGCAGTCCCGCCCTTTGCTCCGGCTGGAAAGTCCAGACAGGTCTGTGCTCACTAGCAGACTGGACCAACTGGAGCGGGAAGCCAAACGCCTCAGGAGGATACTCGGCCTACGAGAAGCGGTTGTTCAAATGAATCCATTATCAGACGGGGAGGTATCAGGGTCAGCAGGGACTGCACAGGATGGGAGCACAGACTCAGGTGTAGAAACTGTGGCAACAGCGTCTTTGGCATCCAAG AAATCAGGATCTCAGCCAGATCAGCAAACTCTTTTAAAGAGGAACGTCAGTCCTGCCGGACAGCAGGAAGCACCAGTAACCCCTGCAGACGACCTGCACTGGAGTAAGACATTGGCTAAATTGCAAAGTCAAAACCAAGCTCTATGTACAGAGCTGAGTAAAGTGAAGAAGGAAAATGATGAACTCCAGAGCAAAGCAAgacaagcagagagagagacacgggaCAGGAGAGAACAAAGCACCAATACACCCTCCAACATTTACgatag cATTGCACTGGATCGATTACGCTCTATCCGTAGGAACGTCgtgtctctcctctcttccatCCTGCCCAATTTGGATATGCAGGGAATCAGCTATGACACAGGAGACGTGGACAGCATTCTGCAGCAGATCATCCAGGCCAACAACCTCTGA
- the zgc:152774 gene encoding MORC family CW-type zinc finger protein 3 isoform X2 yields MARLSEHGIRLSSMSPSYLDSNSTSHTWPFSAVAELIDNASDPGVTAKQIWIDAVTVKEELCLSFIDNGSGMTPSKLHKMLSFGFTEKGSGKGSHQAIGIYGNGFKSGSMRLGRDALIFTKNGGCQSVGMLSQTFLHAIKAQAVIVPIAPFNQQTKSLVITEDSEASLRAILTHSLLKSESELQEQLDSIPGKKGTKILIWNIRRNKDGKPEFDFEVDEEDIRLPEIRSEEMEGKGKRRYFGPHRTDHIVPEMDYSLRAYLSILYLKPRIQIILRQKKVQTKLVAKSLSMIENDVYKPQFINERVKITFGFNHKNKDHYGIMMYHNNRLIKSYEKVGCQIKSSGLRSGVGVIGVIECNFLKPAHNKQDFEYTKEYRLTLAALGIKLNDYWREKKEKKAKERAFRALERKSIEGTTEENDESEEEEEEEEEEKEEEEIVDVSWIQCEDCMKWRGIPTHLFKNNIPEHFTCSQHPIGRLRSCLVPEEPEEPEDELTPSYEKTHKKQDVWGKRRGKSVDSDKGPALPDCKEASEPTSKTTPDETVITIEAETESKADESTPSSHSHRNKRKATWTNNEIDSKSPKRTDSEKEISTTATESEEQVMEKTLEVLETNSNKDQTMSNAMEEGKSIAVSPDTESAANPSPSEQQVAQGPQTKDQPKLTISPPGWPHPIAPHPSMAWSHPLPPAQTVVVPPLSRTNRQSRPLLRLESPDRSVLTSRLDQLEREAKRLRRILGLREAVVQMNPLSDGEVSGSAGTAQDGSTDSGVETVATASLASKKSGSQPDQQTLLKRNVSPAGQQEAPVTPADDLHWSKTLAKLQSQNQALCTELSKVKKENDELQSKARQAERETRDRREQSTNTPSNIYDSIALDRLRSIRRNVVSLLSSILPNLDMQGISYDTGDVDSILQQIIQANNL; encoded by the exons ATGGCGAGGCTGAGCGAGCACGGGATCCGTCTCAGCTCT ATGAGCCCATCGTACCTGGACAGCAACTCCACCAGTCACACGTGGCCGTTCAGTGCCGTCGCAGAGTTAATAG ATAACGCGTCTGATCCCGGGGTCACAGCCAAGCAGATCTGGATTGATGCGGTCACTGTAAAAGAGGAGTTGTGTCTTAGCTTTATCGATAATGGCAGTGGGATGACACCAAGTAAACTGCACAAGATGCTCAG TTTTGGTTTCACAGAGAAAGGATCTGGTAAAGGCAGTCACCAGGCCATAGGGATCTACGGTAACGGCTTCAAATCAGGATCAATGCGATTGGGGCGTGATGCTCTGATCTTCACTAAGAATGGAGGATGTCAAAGTGTTGGCATGCTCTCTCAGACCTTCCTGCATGCCATCAAAGCTCAAGCTGTCATTGTACCTATAGCACCATTCAACCAACAGACTA AGTCTTTGGTAATAACAGAGGATTCAGAGGCTAGTCTGAGAGCcatcctcacacactctctcttgaagtcaGAGTCTGAACTCCAGGAACAGCTCGACTCCATCCCAGGCAAGAAGGGCACCAAGATACTCATCTGGAACATACGCAG GAACAAAGATGGGAAGCCCGAATTTGACTTTGAAGTCGATGAGGAGGACATCCGCCTACCAGAGATCCGATCTGAGGAGATGGAGGGGAAAGGGAAGCGGCGTTACTTTGGACCTCACAGAACTGACCATATCGTCCCAGAGATGGATTACTCTCTCAGA GCATATCTCAGCATTCTGTATCTGAAACCCAGGATTCAGATCATCCTCAGACAGAAGAAAGTTCAGACCAAACTAGTGGCAAAGAGTCTGTCTATGATTGAAAATGACGTTTACAAACCACAATTCATC AATGAACGAGTGAAGATTACCTTTGGCTTTAACCATAAAAACAAAGATCATTACGGCATCATGATGTACCATAACAACAGGCTGATCAAGTCTTATGAGAAAGTTGGCTGCCAGATCAAG TCATCTGGTCTGAGGTCAGGAGTGGGTGTTATCGGAGTAATCGAGTGTAACTTTCTGAAACCAGCTCACAACAAGCAGGACTTTGAGTACACCAAAGAGtacag GCTCACTCTGGCCGCCCTCGGCATTAAGCTCAACGATTACTGGcgtgagaaaaaggaaaagaaagccAAAGAAAGAGCATTCCGTGCTCTGGAGAGAAAAAGCATTGAAGGGactactgaggaaaatgatgagagtgaggaggaggaggaggaagaggaagaggaaaaagaagaagaggaaataGT ggATGTGTCATGGATTCAGTGTGAGGACTGTATGAAGTGGAGGGGCATTCCCACTCACCTGTTCAAAAACAACATACCTGAGCACTTCACCTGCAGCCAGCACCCTATCGGCCGCCTGAG GAGCTGTTTAGTGCCTGAGGAACCCGAGGAGCCGGAGGACGAGCTGACACCTAGCtatgagaaaacacacaaaaaaca GGACGTTTGGGGCAAACGAAGAGGAAAATCTGTGGAT AGTGATAAAGGCCCAGCCCTTCCTGACTGCAAAGAGGCATCTGAGCCCACCTCAAAAACCACACCGGATGAAACTGTTATTACCATAGAGGCAGAGACTGAGAGCAAAGCCGACGAATCCACACCATCCTCACATTCCCATCG CAACAAAAGAAAAGCGACATGGACGAACAATGAAATCGACAGCAAATCACCAAAACGCACTGACTCTGAAAAAGAGATATCAACTACTGCAACAGAGTCAGAGGAACAGGTGATGGAAAAAACTCTGGAAGTGTTGGAGACAAACAGCAATAAGGACCAGACCATGAGCAATGCTATGGAAGAGGGTAAAAGTATTGCAGTGTCTCCTGACACAGAGAGCGCTGCTAACCCGAGTCCTTCAGAGCAGCAAGTGGCACAAGGCCCACAGACTAAAGACCAGCCAAAACTTACCATTAGCCCCCCAGGCTGGCCTCACCCCATCGCACCTCATCCCTCCATGGCGTGGTCTCACCCTCTGCCACCCGCTCAGACCGTGGTGGTTCCTCCTCTTAGCCGTACCAACAGGCAGTCCCGCCCTTTGCTCCGGCTGGAAAGTCCAGACAGGTCTGTGCTCACTAGCAGACTGGACCAACTGGAGCGGGAAGCCAAACGCCTCAGGAGGATACTCGGCCTACGAGAAGCGGTTGTTCAAATGAATCCATTATCAGACGGGGAGGTATCAGGGTCAGCAGGGACTGCACAGGATGGGAGCACAGACTCAGGTGTAGAAACTGTGGCAACAGCGTCTTTGGCATCCAAG AAATCAGGATCTCAGCCAGATCAGCAAACTCTTTTAAAGAGGAACGTCAGTCCTGCCGGACAGCAGGAAGCACCAGTAACCCCTGCAGACGACCTGCACTGGAGTAAGACATTGGCTAAATTGCAAAGTCAAAACCAAGCTCTATGTACAGAGCTGAGTAAAGTGAAGAAGGAAAATGATGAACTCCAGAGCAAAGCAAgacaagcagagagagagacacgggaCAGGAGAGAACAAAGCACCAATACACCCTCCAACATTTACgatag cATTGCACTGGATCGATTACGCTCTATCCGTAGGAACGTCgtgtctctcctctcttccatCCTGCCCAATTTGGATATGCAGGGAATCAGCTATGACACAGGAGACGTGGACAGCATTCTGCAGCAGATCATCCAGGCCAACAACCTCTGA
- the zgc:152774 gene encoding MORC family CW-type zinc finger protein 3 isoform X4, whose translation MHITVCCVTRFSCSCFVCLQMSPSYLDSNSTSHTWPFSAVAELIDNASDPGVTAKQIWIDAVTVKEELCLSFIDNGSGMTPSKLHKMLSFGFTEKGSGKGSHQAIGIYGNGFKSGSMRLGRDALIFTKNGGCQSVGMLSQTFLHAIKAQAVIVPIAPFNQQTKSLVITEDSEASLRAILTHSLLKSESELQEQLDSIPGKKGTKILIWNIRRNKDGKPEFDFEVDEEDIRLPEIRSEEMEGKGKRRYFGPHRTDHIVPEMDYSLRAYLSILYLKPRIQIILRQKKVQTKLVAKSLSMIENDVYKPQFINERVKITFGFNHKNKDHYGIMMYHNNRLIKSYEKVGCQIKSSGLRSGVGVIGVIECNFLKPAHNKQDFEYTKEYRLTLAALGIKLNDYWREKKEKKAKERAFRALERKSIEGTTEENDESEEEEEEEEEEKEEEEIVDVWGKRRGKSVDSDKGPALPDCKEASEPTSKTTPDETVITIEAETESKADESTPSSHSHRNKRKATWTNNEIDSKSPKRTDSEKEISTTATESEEQVMEKTLEVLETNSNKDQTMSNAMEEGKSIAVSPDTESAANPSPSEQQVAQGPQTKDQPKLTISPPGWPHPIAPHPSMAWSHPLPPAQTVVVPPLSRTNRQSRPLLRLESPDRSVLTSRLDQLEREAKRLRRILGLREAVVQMNPLSDGEVSGSAGTAQDGSTDSGVETVATASLASKKSGSQPDQQTLLKRNVSPAGQQEAPVTPADDLHWSKTLAKLQSQNQALCTELSKVKKENDELQSKARQAERETRDRREQSTNTPSNIYDSIALDRLRSIRRNVVSLLSSILPNLDMQGISYDTGDVDSILQQIIQANNL comes from the exons ATGCATATTACAGTGTGCTGTGTTACACGTTTTTCTTGTTCGTGTTTTGTGTGCTTGCAGATGAGCCCATCGTACCTGGACAGCAACTCCACCAGTCACACGTGGCCGTTCAGTGCCGTCGCAGAGTTAATAG ATAACGCGTCTGATCCCGGGGTCACAGCCAAGCAGATCTGGATTGATGCGGTCACTGTAAAAGAGGAGTTGTGTCTTAGCTTTATCGATAATGGCAGTGGGATGACACCAAGTAAACTGCACAAGATGCTCAG TTTTGGTTTCACAGAGAAAGGATCTGGTAAAGGCAGTCACCAGGCCATAGGGATCTACGGTAACGGCTTCAAATCAGGATCAATGCGATTGGGGCGTGATGCTCTGATCTTCACTAAGAATGGAGGATGTCAAAGTGTTGGCATGCTCTCTCAGACCTTCCTGCATGCCATCAAAGCTCAAGCTGTCATTGTACCTATAGCACCATTCAACCAACAGACTA AGTCTTTGGTAATAACAGAGGATTCAGAGGCTAGTCTGAGAGCcatcctcacacactctctcttgaagtcaGAGTCTGAACTCCAGGAACAGCTCGACTCCATCCCAGGCAAGAAGGGCACCAAGATACTCATCTGGAACATACGCAG GAACAAAGATGGGAAGCCCGAATTTGACTTTGAAGTCGATGAGGAGGACATCCGCCTACCAGAGATCCGATCTGAGGAGATGGAGGGGAAAGGGAAGCGGCGTTACTTTGGACCTCACAGAACTGACCATATCGTCCCAGAGATGGATTACTCTCTCAGA GCATATCTCAGCATTCTGTATCTGAAACCCAGGATTCAGATCATCCTCAGACAGAAGAAAGTTCAGACCAAACTAGTGGCAAAGAGTCTGTCTATGATTGAAAATGACGTTTACAAACCACAATTCATC AATGAACGAGTGAAGATTACCTTTGGCTTTAACCATAAAAACAAAGATCATTACGGCATCATGATGTACCATAACAACAGGCTGATCAAGTCTTATGAGAAAGTTGGCTGCCAGATCAAG TCATCTGGTCTGAGGTCAGGAGTGGGTGTTATCGGAGTAATCGAGTGTAACTTTCTGAAACCAGCTCACAACAAGCAGGACTTTGAGTACACCAAAGAGtacag GCTCACTCTGGCCGCCCTCGGCATTAAGCTCAACGATTACTGGcgtgagaaaaaggaaaagaaagccAAAGAAAGAGCATTCCGTGCTCTGGAGAGAAAAAGCATTGAAGGGactactgaggaaaatgatgagagtgaggaggaggaggaggaagaggaagaggaaaaagaagaagaggaaataGT GGACGTTTGGGGCAAACGAAGAGGAAAATCTGTGGAT AGTGATAAAGGCCCAGCCCTTCCTGACTGCAAAGAGGCATCTGAGCCCACCTCAAAAACCACACCGGATGAAACTGTTATTACCATAGAGGCAGAGACTGAGAGCAAAGCCGACGAATCCACACCATCCTCACATTCCCATCG CAACAAAAGAAAAGCGACATGGACGAACAATGAAATCGACAGCAAATCACCAAAACGCACTGACTCTGAAAAAGAGATATCAACTACTGCAACAGAGTCAGAGGAACAGGTGATGGAAAAAACTCTGGAAGTGTTGGAGACAAACAGCAATAAGGACCAGACCATGAGCAATGCTATGGAAGAGGGTAAAAGTATTGCAGTGTCTCCTGACACAGAGAGCGCTGCTAACCCGAGTCCTTCAGAGCAGCAAGTGGCACAAGGCCCACAGACTAAAGACCAGCCAAAACTTACCATTAGCCCCCCAGGCTGGCCTCACCCCATCGCACCTCATCCCTCCATGGCGTGGTCTCACCCTCTGCCACCCGCTCAGACCGTGGTGGTTCCTCCTCTTAGCCGTACCAACAGGCAGTCCCGCCCTTTGCTCCGGCTGGAAAGTCCAGACAGGTCTGTGCTCACTAGCAGACTGGACCAACTGGAGCGGGAAGCCAAACGCCTCAGGAGGATACTCGGCCTACGAGAAGCGGTTGTTCAAATGAATCCATTATCAGACGGGGAGGTATCAGGGTCAGCAGGGACTGCACAGGATGGGAGCACAGACTCAGGTGTAGAAACTGTGGCAACAGCGTCTTTGGCATCCAAG AAATCAGGATCTCAGCCAGATCAGCAAACTCTTTTAAAGAGGAACGTCAGTCCTGCCGGACAGCAGGAAGCACCAGTAACCCCTGCAGACGACCTGCACTGGAGTAAGACATTGGCTAAATTGCAAAGTCAAAACCAAGCTCTATGTACAGAGCTGAGTAAAGTGAAGAAGGAAAATGATGAACTCCAGAGCAAAGCAAgacaagcagagagagagacacgggaCAGGAGAGAACAAAGCACCAATACACCCTCCAACATTTACgatag cATTGCACTGGATCGATTACGCTCTATCCGTAGGAACGTCgtgtctctcctctcttccatCCTGCCCAATTTGGATATGCAGGGAATCAGCTATGACACAGGAGACGTGGACAGCATTCTGCAGCAGATCATCCAGGCCAACAACCTCTGA